The following coding sequences lie in one Klebsiella huaxiensis genomic window:
- a CDS encoding DUF4156 domain-containing protein, giving the protein MQVKYLAGIVGAALLLAGCSSSNELTSGGQNVRFVEDKPGSECQLLGTATGTQSNWLSGQNGDEGGSMRGAANALRNQAAAMGGNVIYGVSSPTQNLLSSFVPTDSQMNGQVYKCPN; this is encoded by the coding sequence ATGCAGGTAAAATATTTAGCAGGGATTGTCGGCGCAGCATTATTGTTAGCAGGCTGTAGCTCTAGCAACGAATTGACCTCTGGTGGCCAGAACGTCCGCTTTGTAGAAGATAAACCGGGTTCAGAATGTCAGCTGTTAGGAACCGCGACCGGGACGCAGAGCAACTGGCTGTCCGGGCAGAATGGCGACGAAGGCGGCTCTATGCGCGGCGCGGCAAATGCCCTGCGTAATCAGGCGGCAGCAATGGGGGGTAACGTGATTTACGGCGTCAGTAGCCCGACACAGAACCTGTTGTCCAGCTTTGTCCCGACCGATAGTCAAATGAACGGTCAGGTTTATAAGTGCCCGAATTGA
- the groL gene encoding chaperonin GroEL (60 kDa chaperone family; promotes refolding of misfolded polypeptides especially under stressful conditions; forms two stacked rings of heptamers to form a barrel-shaped 14mer; ends can be capped by GroES; misfolded proteins enter the barrel where they are refolded when GroES binds): protein MAAKDVKFGNDARVKMLRGVNVLADAVKVTLGPKGRNVVLDKSFGAPTITKDGVSVAREIELEDKFENMGAQMVKEVASKANDAAGDGTTTATVLAQAIIAEGLKAVAAGMNPMDLKRGIDKAVVAAVEELKTLSVPCSDSKAIAQVGTISANSDETVGKLIAEAMDKVGKEGVITVEDGTGLEDELDVVEGMQFDRGYLSPYFINKPETGAVELESPFILLADKKISNIREMLPVLEAVAKAGKPLVIIAEDVEGEALATLVVNTMRGIVKVAAVKAPGFGDRRKAMLQDIATLTGGTVISEEIGMELEKATLEDLGQAKRVVINKDTTTIIDGVGEEAAIQGRVAQIRKQIEEATSDYDREKLQERVAKLAGGVAVIKVGAATEVEMKEKKARVDDALHATRAAVEEGVVAGGGVALVRVAAKLAGLTAQNEDQNVGIKVALRAMEAPLRQIVSNAGEEPSVVANNVKAGEGNYGYNAATEEYGNMIDFGILDPTKVTRSALQYAASVAGLMITTECMVTDLPKSDAPDLGAAGGMGGMGGMGGMM from the coding sequence ATGGCAGCTAAAGACGTAAAATTCGGTAACGACGCTCGTGTGAAAATGCTGCGCGGCGTAAACGTACTGGCAGACGCAGTTAAAGTAACCCTGGGCCCGAAAGGCCGTAACGTGGTTCTGGACAAATCCTTCGGTGCGCCGACCATCACTAAAGATGGCGTTTCTGTAGCACGTGAAATCGAGCTGGAAGACAAGTTCGAAAACATGGGCGCGCAGATGGTGAAAGAAGTTGCCTCTAAAGCGAACGACGCTGCTGGCGACGGTACCACCACCGCAACCGTACTGGCGCAGGCTATCATCGCTGAAGGCCTGAAAGCCGTTGCTGCGGGCATGAACCCGATGGATCTGAAACGTGGTATCGACAAAGCTGTCGTTGCTGCTGTTGAAGAACTGAAAACGCTGTCCGTACCGTGCTCCGATTCTAAAGCTATTGCTCAGGTTGGTACCATCTCCGCTAACTCCGACGAAACCGTAGGCAAACTGATCGCAGAAGCGATGGATAAAGTCGGTAAAGAAGGCGTGATCACCGTTGAAGACGGTACCGGTCTGGAAGATGAACTGGACGTAGTTGAAGGTATGCAGTTTGACCGTGGCTACCTGTCCCCGTACTTCATCAACAAGCCGGAAACTGGCGCTGTTGAGCTGGAAAGCCCGTTCATCCTGCTGGCTGATAAAAAAATCTCCAACATCCGCGAAATGCTGCCAGTTCTGGAAGCAGTAGCAAAAGCTGGCAAACCGCTGGTTATCATTGCTGAAGATGTTGAAGGCGAAGCGCTGGCGACTCTGGTGGTTAACACCATGCGCGGCATCGTGAAAGTGGCAGCGGTTAAAGCACCGGGCTTCGGTGACCGTCGTAAAGCTATGCTGCAGGACATCGCAACTCTGACCGGCGGTACCGTTATCTCTGAAGAGATTGGTATGGAGCTGGAAAAAGCGACTCTGGAAGACCTGGGTCAGGCGAAACGTGTTGTTATCAACAAAGACACCACCACCATCATTGATGGCGTGGGTGAAGAAGCTGCGATCCAGGGCCGCGTTGCTCAGATCCGTAAGCAGATTGAAGAAGCAACTTCTGACTACGACCGTGAAAAACTGCAGGAGCGCGTAGCGAAACTGGCAGGCGGCGTTGCGGTAATCAAAGTCGGCGCAGCGACTGAAGTTGAAATGAAAGAGAAGAAAGCACGCGTTGATGACGCCCTGCACGCGACCCGTGCTGCGGTTGAAGAAGGCGTGGTTGCCGGTGGTGGCGTTGCGCTGGTTCGCGTTGCCGCTAAACTGGCTGGCCTGACTGCTCAGAACGAAGATCAGAACGTCGGTATCAAAGTTGCGCTGCGCGCAATGGAAGCACCGCTGCGTCAGATCGTTTCCAACGCGGGTGAAGAGCCGTCTGTTGTTGCGAACAACGTGAAAGCTGGAGAAGGTAACTACGGTTACAACGCAGCGACCGAAGAATACGGCAACATGATCGACTTCGGTATCCTTGACCCAACTAAAGTGACTCGTTCTGCTCTGCAGTATGCAGCATCCGTTGCTGGTCTGATGATCACTACCGAGTGCATGGTCACCGACCTGCCGAAAAGCGACGCACCTGATTTAGGTGCTGCTGGCGGTATGGGTGGCATGGGCGGTATGGGCGGCATGATGTAA
- the yjeJ gene encoding YjeJ family protein → MSIMIKGLNTGLLLHEEKFLAVAIKLETDGDKPSLFYMQATVLKDFLMLLQNRLVNLSQKEKMGIDEFKLKIENANKEMAAHIPDIQMSDVQQPNLGLRVVSFSVSPGDEGFNILLSLQNEEMIHIRILDSQLGFILIAVSKTLNNIKDQNIVGYFYTGIDFLPLYDILFQPDGSMDYGQYQFDSWKADIFNNCYLIIFQIKNGDSSALLSGGVLKTNVAAGTEELNNIAKSFCALSKKLQQYHPKIINIYTQPLLIDKKSIPSIGQSLQPLADFYKSLKKSIS, encoded by the coding sequence ATGTCAATTATGATAAAAGGACTAAATACTGGGCTTTTGCTACATGAAGAAAAATTCTTAGCCGTAGCCATCAAACTTGAAACGGATGGAGACAAACCAAGTTTGTTTTATATGCAGGCAACTGTTCTTAAAGATTTTCTCATGCTTTTACAGAACAGATTAGTCAATCTATCCCAGAAAGAAAAAATGGGTATAGATGAGTTCAAATTAAAAATTGAAAACGCAAATAAAGAGATGGCTGCGCATATTCCTGATATACAAATGAGTGATGTTCAACAACCCAATCTCGGATTACGTGTAGTTTCTTTCTCTGTCAGTCCCGGTGATGAAGGTTTCAATATTTTGTTATCACTTCAGAATGAAGAAATGATCCATATAAGAATATTAGATAGTCAACTTGGCTTTATATTAATTGCTGTCAGTAAAACACTTAATAATATAAAAGATCAAAATATTGTTGGCTATTTTTATACCGGAATAGATTTCCTTCCATTATATGACATATTATTTCAACCTGATGGAAGCATGGACTATGGTCAGTATCAATTTGATAGCTGGAAAGCAGATATTTTTAATAATTGCTATCTTATTATTTTTCAAATAAAAAATGGAGATAGTTCAGCATTATTATCTGGCGGAGTTTTAAAAACTAATGTAGCAGCCGGAACCGAGGAATTAAATAATATAGCCAAGTCTTTTTGCGCCTTAAGCAAAAAACTACAACAATATCATCCAAAAATCATTAATATTTATACGCAACCATTGCTTATAGATAAAAAAAGTATTCCTTCGATAGGTCAATCACTGCAACCCTTGGCTGATTTTTACAAATCACTAAAAAAGAGCATATCTTAA
- a CDS encoding co-chaperone GroES: MSIRPLHDRVIVKRKEVETKSAGGIVLTGSAAAKSTRGEIIAVGKGRILENGTVQPLDVKVGDIVIFNDGYGVKSEKIDNEEVLIMSESDILAIVEA, encoded by the coding sequence ATGAGTATTCGTCCGTTACATGATCGTGTGATCGTCAAACGTAAAGAAGTTGAAACCAAATCTGCTGGCGGCATCGTTCTGACCGGTTCTGCGGCAGCCAAATCAACTCGTGGCGAAATCATCGCTGTCGGTAAGGGCCGCATCCTGGAAAACGGAACCGTGCAGCCGCTGGACGTTAAAGTTGGCGATATCGTGATTTTCAACGATGGCTACGGCGTGAAATCTGAGAAGATCGACAATGAAGAAGTGTTGATCATGTCCGAAAGCGACATCCTGGCAATTGTTGAAGCGTAA